A region of Chitinophagales bacterium DNA encodes the following proteins:
- the asnS gene encoding asparagine--tRNA ligase yields MLLEIKSILATGVVGSEIEVKGWVRTFRNNQFISLNDGSTIHNLQVVVDFNQTDESLLKRITTGAALHVKGQLKASQGSGQALELIAKDVNVLGDSDPEKYPMQPKKHSLEFLRENAHLRFRTQLFSAVFRVRHHLAIAIHKYFDEKGFFYLHAPIITASDAEGAGEMFQVTNLNIENLPRNESGKVDYSQDFFAKKASLSVSGQLQAELAAMGLGKVYTFGPTFRAENSNTARHLAEFWMIEPEVAFMDIHGDMDLAEGLLKYCIQYALDQCTDDLQFLHERLETEEKQKPQQERSPMPLIEKLKFCVDNEYERLTYTEAIEILKNSSPNKKGKFQFPITDFGADLQSEHERYLVEKHFQKPVILINYPKEIKAFYMRVNDDGKTVAAMDILFPGIGEMVGGSQREERLDVLIKKMEEFHIPQHEMEWYLDTRRFGTNPHAGFGLGFERLVMFVTGMSNIRDVIPFARTPRNCEF; encoded by the coding sequence ATGTTATTAGAGATTAAGTCCATTTTAGCCACAGGAGTTGTAGGTAGTGAGATAGAAGTTAAAGGTTGGGTGCGAACATTTCGAAATAATCAGTTTATTTCCCTTAATGATGGCTCTACGATTCATAACTTACAAGTAGTGGTAGACTTTAATCAAACAGATGAATCCTTATTAAAGCGCATCACCACAGGTGCCGCTTTACATGTAAAGGGTCAACTAAAAGCCTCACAGGGAAGTGGTCAGGCACTTGAGTTAATCGCCAAAGATGTAAATGTTCTCGGAGATTCAGATCCCGAGAAATATCCTATGCAACCTAAGAAGCATAGTTTAGAATTTTTGAGAGAGAATGCTCATCTACGATTTAGAACACAATTGTTTAGCGCAGTGTTTAGAGTTCGTCATCATCTGGCCATTGCTATCCATAAGTATTTTGATGAAAAGGGATTCTTCTATTTGCATGCGCCTATTATCACCGCATCTGATGCTGAAGGCGCAGGTGAAATGTTTCAGGTGACCAATTTGAATATTGAAAATTTACCTAGGAATGAATCTGGTAAAGTAGATTACTCCCAAGATTTTTTCGCAAAGAAGGCTAGCCTTAGTGTTTCTGGTCAGCTACAAGCAGAATTAGCGGCTATGGGTCTAGGCAAGGTGTATACTTTTGGACCTACGTTTCGTGCGGAGAATAGCAATACTGCAAGACATTTAGCAGAGTTCTGGATGATAGAACCCGAAGTAGCATTTATGGATATTCACGGAGATATGGATTTGGCGGAAGGGCTTTTAAAATATTGTATTCAATACGCTCTCGACCAATGTACAGATGATTTACAATTTTTACATGAACGACTGGAAACTGAAGAAAAGCAAAAACCTCAGCAGGAGAGAAGTCCTATGCCTTTGATAGAAAAATTGAAATTCTGTGTAGATAATGAATATGAAAGATTGACCTATACCGAAGCAATAGAAATTCTCAAAAACTCTTCCCCTAACAAAAAAGGTAAGTTTCAGTTTCCGATCACAGATTTTGGAGCAGATCTGCAGAGCGAACATGAGCGCTATTTAGTAGAAAAGCATTTTCAAAAACCTGTCATTCTTATAAATTATCCAAAGGAAATCAAAGCCTTCTATATGCGTGTCAATGATGATGGAAAAACTGTGGCTGCTATGGATATCTTATTCCCTGGTATAGGCGAAATGGTAGGTGGTTCGCAGCGTGAAGAACGCCTTGATGTATTAATTAAAAAAATGGAAGAGTTTCACATACCTCAGCACGAGATGGAGTGGTATCTTGATACACGCAGATTTGGGACTAATCCACATGCAGGTTTCGGTTTAGGTTTTGAACGTTTGGTTATGTTTGTCACAGGTATGAGTAATATCCGAGATGTAATACCTTTCGCACGTACGCCGAGGAATTGTGAATTTTAA
- a CDS encoding T9SS type A sorting domain-containing protein, translating to MKHLYFLVLGILFGSEALCQTTVATTLTPSGSLGGGGSHGIQFWVKNNNSYTIRLFRINAMNSVTRNPQNHTYTVSFKNTANNSAPGNINAGNGWTSAGTFVHNQCFNTLYPVLSNLAIDIPAGATYRIWITNTDATNNVRSSIFFPSVGVTTSSNGGVDLMTGDSVGWWGSPTASGASNPFIDFIGSIEFYQLVSCTGTPEVGNIIGSSGSCNGDTKFYYLDGYIPANNITYQWQISTTSPTTGYTNVAGNNTTMLARTHGATNEFIRCIATCGSLRDTTPVFRDTLNPFYLCYCNPNASTNTTNWGSIETVEVSTTNTSNTTGTCETYTDYRTLPIPKVRAGELLKVRIKNKSCSPNSNSAATCWIDLNRSGAFDAAEAITGGFVFGGSGSVATVEKTLQIPLTNPLGITGMRMSLDALGGTPPTTPCSASFWGEVEEYLVDIIRDSNDIKMDSITGLADGCDLGNTNINFKATNIGHKTMNPVTVSYSVNGGTPVTENFASLAPGATAAYTFSAQANLAGNGTKVIRVWHQNTLDTNKRNDTQVMTIISHPTPPNLTPIDDTVCVGSDFTTFTAASNPPFMTRWYTDAGALNEIATGNSIVVNNPTASSIRYAKSVYTFNGKVGPTALTPSITDFSSVGQGLLFNVLRNRVRINSVKARFTQAGVAAIEIRSPSNAVLQTTSFLILTANTDVVVPLNIDLPIGTGYRMLMNSTSGQPFSINGFSSFPQMIPGVISITGNTNTFTPPRYNYFFDWDVTYDACSSPVVPVNSVYLGSVNAPLKTLYKDTFFCQFPTVFLDANNAGSSYKWHDGSTGRTIQVTNSGVYKVTITSPEGCKSTDSSKVQVRTSPIFNIGNDTTICSGKKVKLKSGFSNEGFNHTWSTGSLDPSIEVQAPGQYTVDVFNTNTSCGYKDTIIVSTVQSPNAFLGRDTFACNSAPITIKAPNPGSYAYLWDNGTSLPTRTVSQNGVNKIFVEVTDISNPYGCKSSDTLIAALSSLTKPNLGSDVTTCTNPYTLGIAADPLLEYRWSNGGTTNNIKVTESNDYVLTVTQVNTTCSYMDTVKVTINSNPPLDLGDDIVTCKNDPITITANTGWTTYAWSNGFNVNKITVIPTPGTNTYTLTVTGPCGNKTVSKNIIYTADVPDVDLPSDMVVCEPTTLSITNPGSGIDVLWSTTETGLSITADKTGTYWVKVSNACGSKSDAVRVTFDTIPTPEFIANWSGNFASFSNKSTNAVSYYWEFGDDSTSTDKHPTHIYKDRKQYTVKLTVKNSCDSSVTITKSIDLSKKPVGIQVAQLDGITVFPNPTTDVFTVKYTQANQQNYTLELLSMDGRIVKNVSDKFDLNSEIKLDVSDLATGSYILRLSDVKGNQELKKLSIIK from the coding sequence ATGAAACATTTATACTTTTTAGTATTGGGTATACTATTTGGCAGTGAGGCTTTGTGCCAGACTACAGTTGCCACCACGCTCACACCCAGTGGTTCTCTAGGTGGTGGTGGGTCTCATGGTATACAGTTTTGGGTTAAAAATAATAATTCATACACTATCCGATTATTTAGGATTAACGCAATGAATAGTGTAACTAGAAATCCACAAAACCATACCTACACAGTCTCATTTAAGAATACAGCTAATAATTCGGCTCCGGGTAATATTAATGCAGGGAATGGTTGGACTTCTGCTGGAACTTTTGTGCATAATCAATGTTTCAATACATTATATCCTGTCTTATCTAATTTGGCGATAGATATTCCTGCTGGGGCGACTTATAGAATATGGATCACGAATACTGATGCAACAAACAATGTGAGAAGTTCCATATTTTTTCCATCGGTAGGTGTTACTACCAGTTCGAATGGGGGAGTAGATTTGATGACAGGCGATAGTGTCGGATGGTGGGGTTCACCCACTGCTAGTGGTGCTAGTAACCCATTTATTGACTTTATAGGGAGTATTGAATTTTATCAATTGGTATCATGTACAGGTACTCCTGAAGTTGGGAACATTATAGGTAGTTCTGGGTCTTGCAATGGGGATACAAAATTCTACTATTTAGATGGTTACATCCCAGCGAATAATATCACCTATCAATGGCAAATATCAACTACGTCGCCTACTACTGGTTACACTAATGTAGCGGGAAATAATACTACCATGCTAGCTAGAACACATGGAGCTACTAATGAATTTATACGCTGTATTGCTACCTGTGGCTCTCTGCGAGATACGACGCCCGTATTTCGCGATACCTTAAATCCTTTTTACCTGTGCTATTGTAATCCTAATGCTTCAACAAATACTACAAATTGGGGTAGCATTGAAACGGTAGAAGTTTCTACTACAAATACTTCAAATACAACAGGTACTTGTGAAACCTATACGGACTATCGTACTTTACCCATCCCAAAAGTTAGAGCTGGCGAGCTATTGAAGGTAAGGATTAAAAATAAAAGTTGCAGTCCTAATTCAAATTCAGCTGCTACTTGTTGGATCGATTTAAATAGAAGTGGGGCATTTGACGCGGCTGAGGCTATAACAGGTGGTTTTGTTTTCGGAGGTTCTGGTTCAGTAGCAACAGTTGAAAAAACTTTACAAATACCTTTAACTAATCCCCTCGGTATTACAGGTATGCGCATGAGTTTAGATGCTCTAGGAGGCACCCCACCAACCACTCCATGTTCAGCAAGTTTTTGGGGAGAGGTGGAAGAATATCTCGTTGATATCATCCGCGACTCCAATGATATCAAAATGGATTCCATAACAGGTCTGGCAGATGGCTGTGATCTAGGAAATACGAATATTAACTTTAAAGCAACCAATATAGGTCACAAAACTATGAATCCTGTCACGGTGAGTTATTCCGTCAATGGTGGTACACCGGTTACCGAGAATTTTGCTAGCTTAGCACCGGGAGCTACGGCTGCTTATACTTTTTCTGCTCAGGCAAATCTAGCAGGTAATGGTACTAAAGTTATTCGAGTATGGCATCAGAATACCCTGGATACGAATAAACGAAATGATACGCAAGTAATGACTATCATCAGTCATCCTACACCGCCGAATTTGACACCGATAGACGATACTGTCTGTGTGGGGTCTGACTTTACTACTTTTACGGCTGCATCCAATCCTCCATTTATGACTCGCTGGTACACCGATGCCGGTGCATTAAATGAAATTGCTACTGGAAATAGTATCGTGGTAAATAATCCGACAGCCTCTTCCATACGATATGCAAAATCAGTCTATACCTTTAATGGTAAGGTGGGACCAACGGCATTGACTCCGTCTATTACAGATTTTAGTTCGGTGGGTCAGGGCTTATTGTTTAATGTATTGAGAAATAGAGTTCGCATCAATTCGGTCAAGGCAAGATTTACACAGGCTGGTGTAGCAGCTATCGAAATCAGAAGCCCATCAAATGCTGTATTACAAACGACTAGCTTCCTCATATTGACAGCCAATACAGATGTAGTTGTACCATTAAATATTGATCTACCAATAGGTACAGGCTATAGAATGCTTATGAATTCTACCTCTGGTCAGCCTTTTTCTATCAATGGATTTTCTAGTTTTCCGCAGATGATACCTGGTGTTATTAGTATTACTGGAAATACGAATACCTTTACACCTCCACGATACAATTATTTCTTTGACTGGGATGTCACCTACGATGCCTGTTCCAGTCCAGTGGTGCCAGTGAACTCTGTTTATCTCGGCAGTGTCAATGCTCCTCTGAAAACTTTATATAAGGATACTTTTTTCTGTCAATTTCCTACTGTCTTTTTAGATGCTAATAATGCTGGGTCTAGCTATAAATGGCATGATGGTAGTACAGGAAGAACGATACAGGTGACCAATTCTGGGGTCTATAAAGTAACAATAACTAGTCCCGAAGGTTGTAAATCAACAGATTCTTCAAAAGTTCAAGTGCGTACATCTCCTATTTTTAATATAGGTAATGATACGACAATATGTTCTGGGAAAAAAGTCAAACTTAAATCTGGTTTTTCTAATGAAGGATTCAATCATACATGGAGCACAGGTTCTTTAGATCCATCGATTGAGGTACAGGCTCCTGGACAATACACTGTAGATGTATTTAATACGAATACATCCTGTGGATACAAAGACACCATCATAGTAAGCACCGTTCAAAGTCCGAATGCATTTTTAGGAAGAGATACTTTTGCATGCAATAGTGCGCCTATCACTATAAAAGCACCAAACCCGGGCAGTTATGCCTATTTATGGGATAATGGTACGAGCCTTCCTACACGTACAGTTTCGCAGAATGGGGTCAATAAGATTTTTGTAGAGGTGACCGATATTTCGAATCCTTATGGTTGTAAGAGTTCAGATACCTTGATAGCTGCGCTATCCAGTTTGACTAAACCAAATTTAGGAAGCGATGTGACTACCTGTACAAACCCTTATACCCTTGGTATAGCTGCAGACCCGCTCCTAGAGTATAGATGGAGTAATGGTGGAACGACCAATAATATTAAGGTGACGGAATCAAATGACTATGTACTAACTGTAACACAGGTGAATACCACATGTTCATATATGGATACTGTCAAGGTGACTATTAACTCTAATCCTCCATTGGACTTAGGGGATGATATAGTGACCTGTAAAAATGACCCTATAACTATTACTGCTAATACAGGTTGGACGACCTATGCATGGAGCAATGGATTTAATGTCAATAAAATCACCGTTATACCTACACCAGGTACGAATACCTATACGCTGACTGTCACAGGACCATGCGGCAATAAGACGGTTTCAAAAAATATCATTTATACTGCAGATGTTCCGGATGTGGATTTGCCAAGTGATATGGTAGTTTGCGAGCCTACTACTCTGAGTATTACAAATCCAGGAAGTGGCATTGATGTTCTATGGTCTACTACTGAGACAGGTCTTAGTATCACGGCTGATAAGACAGGAACGTATTGGGTAAAAGTCTCTAATGCCTGTGGCTCTAAGTCTGATGCCGTAAGAGTGACCTTTGACACTATCCCTACTCCTGAATTTATTGCGAATTGGTCTGGTAATTTTGCTTCATTCTCTAATAAAAGCACGAATGCTGTAAGTTATTACTGGGAATTTGGTGATGATAGCACCTCTACTGACAAACATCCTACTCATATTTATAAAGATAGAAAACAATATACCGTTAAACTCACAGTTAAGAACTCTTGTGACTCTTCCGTTACCATAACAAAATCTATTGATCTTAGCAAAAAGCCTGTGGGTATACAAGTAGCTCAACTAGATGGCATTACCGTATTCCCGAATCCTACAACCGATGTATTTACTGTGAAGTATACACAGGCAAATCAGCAAAACTATACTTTGGAACTGCTAAGTATGGACGGTAGAATCGTGAAAAATGTCAGCGATAAATTTGATTTGAATAGCGAGATAAAGCTCGATGTGTCGGATCTAGCTACAGGTAGTTATATTCTTAGACTATCTGATGTGAAAGGCAACCAGGAACTTAAAAAACTTTCTATTATAAAATAA